From one bacterium genomic stretch:
- the pyrR gene encoding bifunctional pyr operon transcriptional regulator/uracil phosphoribosyltransferase PyrR → MEASPQAAFHQKAQLMNAEQMLRAIKRMTHEILERNESGRDLIIMGIARRGVPMAERIAAYMQKVEGRPISVGSLDITFYRDDLRTIGPQPRVGETRIPGDVQDRTIVLIDDVLFTGRTVRSAMDELMDYGRPAAIQLAVMIDRGHRELPVRADYVGKNVPTSRREIVKVRFTEIDGVDEVLLGEVES, encoded by the coding sequence ATGGAAGCCAGTCCGCAAGCCGCCTTCCACCAGAAGGCGCAACTGATGAACGCCGAGCAGATGCTGCGGGCGATCAAGCGCATGACGCACGAGATCCTCGAGCGCAACGAGTCGGGCCGCGACCTGATCATCATGGGCATCGCTCGCCGCGGCGTGCCGATGGCCGAGCGCATCGCCGCCTACATGCAGAAGGTCGAGGGTCGGCCGATCAGCGTCGGCAGCCTGGACATCACCTTCTACCGCGACGACCTGCGCACGATCGGCCCCCAGCCGCGCGTAGGCGAGACGCGCATCCCCGGCGACGTGCAAGACCGCACGATCGTGCTCATCGACGACGTGCTCTTCACAGGCCGCACCGTGCGCTCGGCGATGGACGAGCTGATGGACTACGGCCGCCCGGCCGCCATCCAGCTCGCCGTGATGATCGACCGCGGCCACCGCGAGCTGCCCGTGCGCGCGGACTACGTCGGCAAGAACGTGCCCACCAGCCGGCGCGAGATCGTCAAGGTGCGCTTCACCGAGATCGACGGCGTCGACGAGGTGCTGCTCGGCGAGGTGGAGTCATGA